ggagaatggatattctcttcattttgagaaagatacatgcaaaatttatgacaataaaatgatagaaattggccaagtaaaaacggagaagagaaatagaagctttcctataagcttcaaacctggaactaatattgccatgaaggtagaagttgatgactcatggctttggcataggagatttggtcacttcaacacacatgccttaaagcttctatatacgaaaaacatgatgagagatcttccatacttgaaggagaataatgaatcatgtgaaGGATGTCTCCTCGGAAAACAACATCGATTACCATTCTCGACAGAGAAAGCATGGAGAGCAAAAGACTTATTGGAGTTGATTCATACCGATGTTTGCGGACCGATGAGAACACCTTCACATCATAACAACAggtatttcatcctcttcattgatgacttctctagaatgacatgggtctatttcttaaaggcaaagtcagaagtttttggagtattcaagaaattcaaggcccttgttgagaagcaaagtggaaaacagctaaaaatacttagaagtgatcgtggcaaggagtacacatctcgcgagtttgacaaattctgtgaagatgaaggcatagagcgacaacttacagtcgcatatactccacaacaaaatggcgtgtcagagagaaagaatcgcacagttatggagatggcaagatcaatgctgaaagagaaaagtatgccTAACACTTTTTGGGCTGAAGCAGTCTACACTGCAGTTTATATTCTAAACAGATGTCCAACTAAAGCAGTCCAAGACAAGACTCCTATTGAAGCTTGGAGTGGGAGAAAGCCATCAGTTAAACACCTACGAGTATTTGGGTCTATTTGCTACATACATGTTCCTGATCAAAGGAGGCACAAGCTTGAAGACAAAACTATACGAGGAATATTCTTGGGATATAGCACACAATCAAAAGGCTATCGAGTCTACAACCTACAAACGAAAAAGCTCATCATCAGTCGAGATgttgaagttgatgaaaatgcttcttggaattgggaagaagaaaaagttgttaaaagcaacattttacttctagtgcaacaatctcaagaagaaactcaagaagACGTAGAAAATTCAGGTATGTTTTCTCCACCTGCACAACAAGATTCTTCACCTGAATCTAGTCCAAAAAGAGTAAGATCTTTGGTAGACATGTATGAAACCTGCAATATGGCCATGATTGAACCTAACTGTTATGAAGAAGCATCAAAGCATGAACTATGGTcaaggaaatggaggaagaagatcAAATTGAAGATATGTTACCAAGACAAAGATTTGAACTACTATGCACAATGTTTGGAGTTACCGAATttgcattaaggaggagtattaaagtgtaatacaaattctagaagaatgtagaaactCCTaagatagaagaaaagaaatgtaacacaagttctagaatattgtagaaaagtctaagataggaagaaaaaatcaagaatattctacataggtcaaaatctagaacattccacataagttgtggctagcatgttctagaataatctatgggtctataaatacccatgaactctaccatttgatgcAAGATGAAGCCAACATCTACTACTTGTATGAACAAACATCTACTACAattaaagacaactacaacacttcttccaactactagttctacattcaactatctctacattttctctatcccatcaactactcctttcacaaccttaaaatactaacaaGAAGCAATGCGCCTGGCTCACTATATAACAATCGGATATGAGTCTTCCACTGCACTTAATTCATTTAAAGAAAAGTATGCAATCTTATAAACTTTTTACCTTCCTCATTATTCTCTAGCTTCAGAAGTATTGTTGCTCATATCACCAAATTACTACCAAAGGAATTTTGCAGAATTAGGATGCGATGTGAGAGTAGCACAAAGCATCTATGCTGCTTTCAGCGGCATCAAATATCTTAAAGCTCAAAAATTAGGTAAGATATGAAAAATTAAGCCAATAAATTAtgctaattaataaaattactatttttttaacacACTCTTCACtcttaacaaaaatttaaaatttgcaaATTACTTCTGcattataacttttttactaaattcattttacctctaaaaattataatttttttaataaattcattttactaaattataatttttttacttttaaaaaattaattttaattattatttttaattttttactctttataaacatttttacaattaaatataacattaacaaataacattttatattactagggacattttggtaatctttaatttctaccaattaaacattttttaaatatgtctcatcaatcaaatcctacactaattctcacaaactttacctcCAAATCTattctcaattacccacaaatccacttaaaaaaacaacaaaaatcaaattcactcaaatcatGTCTCTCAAATCACCTCAAAAAAGAACAAAACCTTAATTTATTTGAACTTAACATATACttatatattctttcttcatTGCAGATATACTtgtattctttcttctttccagATATACTTATATTCTTTCTTCATTGCAGGCACGATACGTTGGAAGAGATGTGCCATCTCCACACAATATACTAGGATCAAGTGGTGCAAGCAAAACAACTTAGAATTAGGATTACAACTTTTTATAAATGCCTTGTGAACTTTTaatattgtcttttttttatgcttgaatATTTTGGTACTTTGGTGTAATTATTTTATggtgatcaatcaattaatcaatttagtttgttaatttctttcttatagtgttataattttttatatattttaaattaccataaaaaataaaatttattgaattatgAAAGTATAAATGcagataaaaattaataaatatttaaatgttaagatttcaacaattcataatgacgtaatttatttaaaaactaattatatcaGTGACAATTAAAAATGTCATAATGACAATAAtgtcaatttttaaatattttttcattgaatttatttttcaataaacttTATTTACCTCTTTAAAActccattattattattatatacatagTATAAAATGGCAATTGATACTcttgtttattttatgaaattttgttataatttttttctttgaaacttCTTTCAACACCTTATCACCAAGGCTTAGGGTAATATCAATGTCATTAGTGTaagaaagatattttatatcaattaaaaaagaCTTTCCATAATGATATTGTCACAGATATAGGCGATAtaaaaattttctcttttctatatTAATTCCATATAGAAAATAtcactttttatattggttaaaattacaattgatataaaaaagttcaacacaaaaaataaacaaaaattggaATTATGCTCACAATAGTCGACAATAATGATCGTCACCCTCTTCATACACATTAATGAAATGGAAGTAACAAATAAAAGCACGGTCACACTTGCCACCTTCAAAATCACACAcacaaaatcaatcattaataaaattcataacaTGGAAGATAAAATCAGTTAAACAAATACACAAAGATACATTAGGTTTTTAGTAGTTAATGTGGTGTAGCCTATCGCAACATGTTCATTTCTTCTCCTATTCGTGTTTTCGCTCCTCGACCTCCTCGTTGGAATACTACAGAAGTTGATGCAACTACTGGAAATGTTACTTAGGATCAAATTTGGGGTGTGACGGAGGTTTGTCATTGACAAGTGAAAGGAGGTTGTGTCTGCGCTGACATGGAGTAAGTAGGTGACGACATATGCCCTTCCATTTTTTAATGTAGATATGACTTTATTGAAGAGTTTGTGAAATTAGGTTTTCGAGGGATGAATAAAGTGAGCAGACTCGGTAACCCTAGAACgtctttgtaatttattataaaatcgTCGTCACACTACTTTCTGATTCTGGATCCAAAcgatacaaaaaaaatttataatttattacaaaactaTCACCGCGtcaatttttatatcaattttgaGTCTAACTGGTattgaaatttttgtaatttattacaaaGTTGTCGCCAcaccattttttattaaatatttttacaattatttttaaaccaactaaaaccatattgttaaaatataattattaaatttatgtttgatttttgctacttgtaaaaaaaatagGGTTAGAATTTGTTTAAGTAGGGTTGAActtggttaaaaaaaattaaggttaGAGTTAGTTTAAAATTGGAAGAAACAttgttcattatttttataccaAATTTAATCCTATGTTTTATGCTTTATTGCATTTATCTCTTAATTTTGCtttattgttttatgctttattgttttatgctttATTGCATTTAGCTCTTAATTAATCCAAATAATGAGTGTTGGACTTTTCACCACATGACTCAAAGAGTAGACGACCTTGTTCAATTAGATGAATTTTAACATACATTTAATGAAATGAGATTGAGAGCTTGAATTATCATTGATGATAAAGAGAAAGTACTTGGCACCTCCCTCATACTTTTAAAGCCTCAAACAATCAACATAGATGTTGCCCAACATGGCTCCATCTTGTGCAACATAAAGCTTTGTTTGTTCTACTTTCCAAATACaatattcacaaaaaaaaaaaaaacttttaataaaccttttttttacaaGATATCCGAAGTGCCACTTCCGATATGCCACACAATATGAAGTGTCAAACAATATGACAATTGCAACCTTTCTAACTCCATGCATAACAATAATGTCACTTCTTTCCTTATGCATCACTTTACTTTCAACATGAAACTTGTAATCCTTCATATAAAAATAGACTACAATCGATATGTAACATTGGTCAAATGTAGTATACACTTACATAGCATTAATGTTTTGCACAATTACATAACTAATCGTTAaagtttaacaaattttaaattaatcataatgaaaaaaactaaattaagcTTGAAACACAATATTCCTCACTTGTAACTTATTACAAGAtctcatttataatattatttcctTACCTTTAGTTTgtcaaatatcttaaaaatgaattttctaaacaaaatcataaactgcaattataaaataaattatttaataatttataagatatCACTAAGGtctttttctataaattaaatatatattagaatacTTTTCAACTGCGTTTCGTTCAAATCCTAATTCGAGACCATGTCTATAAAGTTAGAAAGTGACTTTCTAGGATTTGAGAAGAAACAAATATACcgatttttcaattatttcattttttcatctCAGTTGAAAACCCATTCTCTTTGAAATGGCCAAAACTTCATCAAAGATTCTTAGACGAACCCCAGATGAAATTCTAGATGGAGAAACTGACAACATTGATAGACTCAGTACTTTCAGAATCtattcttttcaatattttttcattcttgGAACTTAAAGAAGTTGCAGCCACCTCAGTTTTACCAGTAACCTGAACAGactttttttacaactttgtGATATTTAGTTAACTTTCCATCCTCGACTCTTTCACCTAGTTAATAGAATTCTTTGAGGGAAACTCAGAAGTACCTATTTCAGTTATCAGGCTAACTGAAGAATTTCACTGAAAGGATAAAATTGGATTATGAGCAATTGTTGATGTCCACATAAAATTTACACAATTTACCTTTGtagttgaatatagtgaaaaactatatttagattaatctcccttgtgttaaatacacacacagggttctctatttataatagaagaaatatgggctaagcccaaaatacaaatgagaaataataacaaactaactaaaagataaaagatataatatatctaacactccccctcaagctggagcatacaaattgtatgaactaagcttggaatagatgaactcagtgttgaattagatgatttgtcttcaagagtgtgaggcaaacctaacagcagcttgtgaaacttcaacttcaaaagtggatgaaggaaagcagtggtggacaatgacaaactgcaaggactgatttccaatcaatgatggatgagtgacgggatcaacagtggtagctgaaagctaagagctacaaaactgcagggactacactaaatcctcatcaatgatggctgggtaacgggatcaacagtagtagctgaaatctacaaaactgcagggactacacccatatatatgtgacttgcagtgtcttggaaacgtactcccccttagtgtgaaGGGCAGAAATGTGGAATATTAAGCTATAATGCTGAAATAaaggcatcaaagatccaaagatacgttggaggtccaaaattctttgctggacaacttccaagtggtgatacttagcagtgtatcacaagaagatcgggctaactctagcccaagaagaactgACGCAGTTGCGTCTGTCTGAGGCGATAGCGACTGCAGCGGCGGTTGACTGCTATaaaactgtagggactaaattgccatcactgactgatggggcctgtagtggctggaagcgacaaaactacagggactgccatcactaactgacgAGGTGATGGGGGCCTACAGTTGTTGGAAGCATACGGCGCCTGGACAACGGCAAAcagcgcctggacagcggcaaacggcgcccgaacagcggcaaacggcgccgaacagcggcaaacgACGCCTGGACAATCAACGGCGGAGAAGAAGACAGAcgaagatggcagcaatggctgctctgGAGGGTCTGAACAGAGAGAGGAGGTCCAGACGACGGCTATGGAGGTGTCGCGGAGACTTTCCGGTGGCCAGAGGGCAGCGCGTGAGCTGTACGCACCTGTTCGCAGCGAACATAGAAGCGGCGCGTGGCAGAGCGTGGGGAAGAATCAGATGCCGACACCGAcggggttggccgtcgctcgaggaGACGCTTCAGATCTGCTGGTCACCGGTCGAAACTGTGAAGGCGGCCGGCGACGGACTGGCCGGAAAGAAGCGctgcgtggaggcgcgtgactGACAACTGGCTCTCAAAACCGgcgtggttggccgtcgctcgaagagacggtccagatccgcaggtcacccgtcgaaactgtgacggcggcggcggcggcggaaAGTGGCAGCAATAGCGATAGCAGCGACGGCAGCGGAAAGCGGCGATGGTCGACGACAGAGGCGACTGGTTGCactgagaagaagagaaaatagacTGCCGACTGAAACTgtaggggctgccggcggccaGCCGCCGGCAGACAGCAGAGATCACTAGAAGAGGATCAaagaacctgctctgataccaagttgaatatagtgaaaaactatatttagattaatctcccttgtgttaaatacacacacagggttctctatttataatagaagaaatatgggctaagcccaaaatacaaatgagaaataataacaaactaactaaaagataaaagatataatatatttaacagtTTACTAATAGACTTCACGAAGTTTTAACTTGAAATTTGAACAATTTCATAGAGTATATTATATGAGTGTaactttctttcatttggattTGGTTTTCTCATATAGTGAATGTGAAGAAACTAATCATGATTTCCTTCATCTttcattgtttcattttttatttatgtggGATTGGAGAATACATGAAAATGCTAATTTTGAAGCAATCCTTTTTTACTTATTCATCAAGGATCTTTAATGGTCGATAAGAGCAATTCTCCAAAAAAATTTCCAAACTCTTAATATctccaaaatgataaaaaaaaagtacatattttaaattcttttctaTTAAAAGAGTTCATTTTATAATGAATGTGTTCTTATATGGTAGCACCAAGTAAGAattactcaaaatatcaaaataacgtGCTATTTAAGTGTATAAAGTGGCAAAAAGAAATTGAACCAAACTCAATGTTTAGACTTATGAAATCACCCATGCACATACACACCATGGTGGAAAAACCTTCTTTTTAGCTTCTTCGACCTAACTCAATGTTTTTGAACCTCTCAGCTATATACTCTTTCTCCCTTTTACACAATCCTCCTATATTTAAAGTTTAGTGTTATTGTAAAGTCTTAAAGTTTTGAGATTTTCATATGTTGTGTCTTTAAACACAATACAAGGTTACCTTAGATGCCTTAACTGTCATGTGGATGAAATGCATATACGTGGCACAGCCTATCCTCTTTTGATCACGTGATGATAACAGCTGAATTTCAGTTTCTGTTTTCCAGTGAGAATAACTTGAATTCACGGACTCACGATGTTTATAAGTTTTTACATGGCATGCAAAATACCTGAGTTTGTCAGAAAAACAGTATAAAGCTGTACTTTCTTGTTAGTATTGTTTAATTTCACTTGTCTTTCAAGCTTTTCTATCAAGTCTTAATGGAAGCTATTATCTAACTATTGTTACTCCTAAGAACTAAAATTTGTTCAAAAGTTCTCATTAGTGAAATGTTTATAGGAGTTATGTTGGGCTGATATTAATTTTAGGTAATTATGTTGAGTTCTTATTTGAAGCGTTGAgctaatagaaattaaaaatttcaaaacttattgaagatgataaaatattttttagaaaattctCTATTGTGCAGAACAATAGTATATATGTTATAACCAAGTATTGATTGTTAGCATACTTATACATGTCTACAAAATAAGAGTATAGGAATGTGAATATTATAAACTATGGAGTGAAAACACAGTTTCATTCATATAACTTAACCAATTATATAACAATAGAATTTGTGCACACCTAATTCATATTACTGACCGTTAGAAGAGGGTTCAAAAGAGATTAAAGGTTTGTTTAACGAGAATGAAGTAGAATTGAGAGGGTTGTATTTTTAGGACTTTTAAATATAGGTTGTTGGAGTAGCCAATTGTTTAAAAAGAGCCAATAGCAGCATCTGCTCCCTCACGAGACCTGCAACGATTCTGCTTTTCTCCCCTCTCCCTTTCTTATACTTCTCTTATAGTTGTTTCTTTTGTACTATTACAAGcaattatttatgttgttgtttctTTTGTACTATTACAAGCCATTATTTATGTTGTTGGCAGTGTTAATCGGTAGAAGAGGACAGTAggatttttagtttttcaatgTATTTGATGTATTCCATTTAGTTTCTTTGGTCCTTCCgcctaattttaaaataaaagatggtTCTATACTGTTTTCAATGATACACTACTTCTAAAGGTAATTTATCCAACATTAATGTTTTGCATAAATACAATAACTAAACAATGAAGTTAAACAAGTttcaaactaataataattaaaaagcaACTAAAATTAAGATTTCAACACAATCTAAACTTATAACTTATTATAGGATCttatcttaaatatataaataattttattctgaTACTTGCACTTTATTAAATAAAGTGAACTTtccaaacaaaatcataaacagaaactgtaattataaaaaaaaaaaagctatttGATGTCAGTTTATCAATTTAAAGAATATAACCATGttagaatttaatttgtattgttAAACGGTGTTTTGTTCAAACCCTAATCGAAACTTTGTCTATAAAGTTAGAGAATGATGCCTAGGGtttgagaagaaaagagtgTGTCCACTTTTCAATTCTTTCATTCTCTCTCATCCAAAGTTGAAAACTCATTCTCTTTGAAATGGTAGAACCTTCAGCAAAGATCCTTAGACGAACCCTAGATGAAAACTTAGATGGAGAAACGGACAACATTGATAGACTGAGTGCACTTCCAGAATCTATTCTTCTCtacattatttcatttttgGAACTCAGAGAAGCTGCAGCCACTTCAATTTTATCCACAACCTGGAGAGATCTTTTCTTACAATTTCGAAGTATTGTGGCAACTTTCAATGAACATGGGGTTTTTTCTTCTGAGCATCATAGGCTCTTTGACCTCTTTGTAGGCTTTGTTAATAGAATGCTTCGAGAGAGAAATCCAGAAATACCCATTAAAGTTATAAGGGTAACTGTGAAGAATTTCACTGAAAGGATGAAACTGGGTTATGAATCGTTGATGATGTCCACAGCTTTTGCAATGTCCACTTGCAAAGTGGAGACTATTGATTACAGTTTTGATATGTGTTTTGAAAGAACTGAGCCACCTTCAATTGTTCTTCCATCTGAAATGTTTATATCAGAGACTCTAACTGGTTTGCGTCTAATTCTTCCTAAGGGGTGGGTTCTTCCAGAAAAGGTTTGGTTGCCCAAGCTAAGGTATGCTCACTTAATTCCTTTTAGATTGGTGGATGAGAATTCAATTCAAAGGTTTCTGGACGGGTGCCCTAGGCTAGAAAATGTGATGTTTATAATGAAGGATGAGACTACTAAAGTAAAAAATCTTCACATGTCAAGTTCCTCCTTGAAATTTGTAATGCTTGATTGGCACGTGATAGAGGAAACAAATATGAGTATCACTGTGAAGGCTGAaaaccttttgaggttgtttttATCTCTTAGGGGAGGTCACAAAGTGAATTTGGATGCACCAAATCTGAAGTTCTTCTCCATTGAGGGTCAAGCGCTTGAACTGAACATGATTCAAAGTGTTCCTTCGATGGAACAAGCAACTATAGCTACTGATTGTATGTTTCACTTCTCAGATTGGAATGACTTTTATTCACGTTCTGCAAAAACTTGTGCCTTTTTTGGAGAGTTTCAAAACCTGAGATCACTCAACATATCAGAACCCATCATGAaggttttaatttatttttgtttgtttagtgTGTCTTGTGTTAGAAAATTGAAActttgttattataataataattcttgtttatttgtttgaaggCTCTATATGTTTCTAAACCGGTGATGCCCACTTTCAGAAACCTGTACAAGATAAGGCTTATCCCTCGTTATTGTAAAGATGATTTTACCCGATACTGGATTGCACATGTGTTATTCAACTTGTTTGAAAAGTGTCCTAACCTTCAAGTGCTTTCCTTTAAAAAGGTAAAGGAATGTTGTGTTTGGTATTTAAGTTTAATTGCTATGCATTTTTCAATTACTTATACACACTGATACAAGCAGGTGTTCGACAACTACTTTGGCGAGGTTGATTTTGAATCTGTTTTCCCTGTTAGCATGGTTCAAAATctgaagaaattagaaatttgtGACTTCAGAGGCCTAGAAATGGAATACAAGCTGGTGGAATTTTTCATGAACAATGGACAATCTTTAGTGATTGTTTctctgaaaaaaaattattcgaCTCCATATAATTATCTTTGGAAGCAAAACCAACGAGACAGAATTCTCTCCTTCCTGACTCACCGAGATGAGTGTGCCATTGTATTCAAATAGAAATTGGATTTTATGAAATCCTCATCATTATCCACGGCTACCAGTCTATCTCTTTAAAACTATGTTATTTTCGCAGCGTTTAATTTAGTTGCCGATTTAGAATAATGCTGCTGTCTGTTGTATTTCTATTTTCTTGTTCAAGACTTGGAATAATTGTTGTAAGACTTCTGTAGACCTAAATTTCcttaaaaatgtttgatttgAAATCTTATTCATGTCAACTACTTGTTTCTTTCGTTTAAATGATAGTTAGTTGTGTTCCCTTGGTTACAATGATAATATTAGAAATTTTATATGAGTAGAAATAAATACTAATCTATATTATGTTATTGAAGCAGGTGGAAATCTTGTCTTAGAATAAGATTAGATTACAAttcagttttataaaattaattaagtttaaatttcattttagtaTGATGTAAAAATCAAATCACACATGATAGGAAAACTACTATGTAAGAATTacgaaaaatatcaaaatatatatctccaaaatgataaaatgtacatattttataatgaatatgttcttatatattttagatgACACAAAGTAAGAATTacgaaaaatatcaaaataatgtGTGCATAAACCGGCAAAAAGGAATGTAAACcaacaataaatgaaaaaactaatttaggaaaagaaataagaaaatacaaTTCATTATATgcatgtatataatttatacaaaaatatatcttCTAATCAGACTTATAAACATAAGTATGTCTCAATAAGCTTAGACATGTATATAGGTCgacattttttaagtttagaagatagataaatttaacattttacttCATTATAACAAGTTTAGTATAATCAATACTGTTgttaagtttatatattttttcttctaaacctCTCCTCCATTATATCATTTTGTTTAGACTTATGAAATCATCCATGCACATACGCACCATGGTGGAAAAACTTTCTTTTTTGCTTCTCCCACCTAACTCAATGTTTTTGAAGCTGACAACTATGTATTCTTTCACCCTTTTACATAATCCTCCTATATTTAAAGTTCATATGCTGTCTTGAAACACTATACAAGGTTACCTTAGATGCCCTAAATATAGGTTGGTTGGAATAGCCAATTGTTTCTGGTTCATAAAAAGAACCAATAGCAGCATCTGTCATCTGCTTCCTCACGAGACCTGCAactatattttctttctctaaaatttttgtatttttactattacaaacaattatttatatatatagttactGAGTAGAAGACAGTAGGATTTTTTTAGTTATTCAATGTATTTGATGTAGTGGTTCtcataatttaaagataaaggAAGGTTGTATACagcttttgttttttcaatgaTAATCTGATTCTAACTGTAACTTACCCAGTATTAATTTTTTCCTACAATAACTAACCCATAAATTTtaacaagttttaaatttataataatgaaaaacatacTAAAATTAAGATTGAAACACAATCCAAACTTATAACTTATTACAGGATCTTAtcttaaatatagaaataattttattttcatacttttaCTTTCTTAAATGTCTTAATAGTCAactttttaaacaaaatgataaaagaacCAACAACCGGAGTATCAAACACAGAAATGCAAATTACATTTTaactgaaataaataaaacaattaaattaaattaaaattggatgttatgaaataaataaaacaactattttaagattaaataatttaaataaagacaaaaaaaatcatataacatcaattataaaatgaggagtatttaaaaaatatttgactgATAAATG
This sequence is a window from Vigna angularis cultivar LongXiaoDou No.4 chromosome 2, ASM1680809v1, whole genome shotgun sequence. Protein-coding genes within it:
- the LOC108328118 gene encoding F-box/FBD/LRR-repeat protein At5g22660; the protein is MVEPSAKILRRTLDENLDGETDNIDRLSALPESILLYIISFLELREAAATSILSTTWRDLFLQFRSIVATFNEHGVFSSEHHRLFDLFVGFVNRMLRERNPEIPIKVIRVTVKNFTERMKLGYESLMMSTAFAMSTCKVETIDYSFDMCFERTEPPSIVLPSEMFISETLTGLRLILPKGWVLPEKVWLPKLRYAHLIPFRLVDENSIQRFLDGCPRLENVMFIMKDETTKVKNLHMSSSSLKFVMLDWHVIEETNMSITVKAENLLRLFLSLRGGHKVNLDAPNLKFFSIEGQALELNMIQSVPSMEQATIATDCMFHFSDWNDFYSRSAKTCAFFGEFQNLRSLNISEPIMKALYVSKPVMPTFRNLYKIRLIPRYCKDDFTRYWIAHVLFNLFEKCPNLQVLSFKKVFDNYFGEVDFESVFPVSMVQNLKKLEICDFRGLEMEYKLVEFFMNNGQSLVIVSLKKNYSTPYNYLWKQNQRDRILSFLTHRDECAIVFK